CAAAATGAGCCACTTCAAATAGATTCATTGCTCCAGCCCAGAATACAATTAATCCGGCATGAGCCACATGAGCCCCAAGTAATTTGCCTGACAAATTAATAAGTCGGGCATTACCAGCCCACCAAGCGAAACCAGTGGTTTCTTGGTCACGACCAGCTAAAGTTAGAGTTCCATTAAAGAGCGTTTCCACGGGGTAGAACCTCCTCAGGGAATATAAGGTTTTCATGAGGCTGATCCTGAGCCGCCATCCAAGCACGAATACCTTCGTTCAAAAGAATATTTTTTGTATAAAAAGTTTCAAATTCAGGATCTTCCGCTGCACGAATCTCCTGAGAAACAAAATCATAAGCACGTAAGTTTAGAGCTAGGCCAACTACTCCAATGGCACTCATCCATAAACCGGTCACCGGCACAAATAACATGAAGAAATGTAACCAACGTTTATTGGAAAAAGCAACCCCAAAAATTTGAGACCAGAAACGGTTCGCAGTGACCATAGAATAAGTCTCTTCGGCTTGAGTTGGGTTAAAAGCACGGAATGTATTTGCACCATCACCGTCTTCAAATAAAGTATTTTCCACGGTAGCACCGTGAATAGCACATAGAAGAGCAGCACCCAATACTCCGGCAACTCCCATCATATGAAATGGATTCAAGGTCCAATTATGAAAACCTTGAAAAAAGAGGATAAATCGGAAAATAGCTGCTACGCCGAAACTAGGCGCAAAAAACCAACCAGACTGGCCTAATGGATAGATCAAGAATACGGAAACAAAAACAGCAATCGGAGCAGAGAACGCAATTGCATTATAAGGTCGTAATTGTACAGATCGAGCAAGTTCAAATTGGCGTAGCATGAAGCCTATTAGACCAAAAGCACCATGAAGAGCAACGAAAGCCCATAGACCACCTAATTGACACCAACGAGTAAAATCTCCTTGCGCTTCAGGACCCCATAATAGCAGCAAAGAATGTGCTAAACTATTAGCAGGCGTAGAAACTGCAGCAGTTAAAAAATTACAACCTTCCAAATAGGAACTGGCCAATCCATGAGTATACCACGAAGTCACAAAAGTTGTACCCGTGAACCATCCGCCTAGCGCAAAATAAGCACAAGGAAAAAGCAATAGACCGGACCAACCCACAAAAACAAAACGGTCTCTGCGTAGCCAGTCATCCATAATATCAAATAAAGTTTGTTCCTCTTTGGAAGACTTTCCAAGGGCTATAGTCATAGTAATCCTCCTATTTAACTATTCCAACCTTTTCCGAGCACCCTATCTGATAGAATCAAAGGGTATACGCTGTTTTGTATATTTATGAACAATTTTTCATCCATCATCCCTTTCAATAAATCGGGTTTCGAAGATTCCTTATTGGCACAGATTTTATTCAGTTAAACCGAACTAATACAATATAAGTAAATGCATGATAATCCGAAGTTGTTTCTATTCCCTTTTTTTATTTTCCAAAAATTATCTTCTGAATGTAATAAATATCAACAGAATGCCGGAAAAGCAAGTTAGCTTTTCTTCCTCCCTGCTCTTCACTAGAGATTATTCACAATATCTATTCTATTGAATATTATTACGTCTTGAATCTTACTCATAGTAACATTTCTAAATACTTTATGAATCTCTATGTTTTTTACTACTACATTATTTCTACGAATAAATAGGAATAGATATTATTTCTAGCTCATAGAGCTAGAGGAAAGAACTCTATTCGTTCCTTTCCCTTTATTCAATTCATAAGTAAAAAAAGGGATACTATTTGAGTATAATGAAAAATGAACAGTTCCTTTGTTTACCATTTACCTTTTCTTATCTTTTTTTATATCTCAATTCCAATCTATTTTCCACCGGTAGAATGACCAAAGTAAAATGTCTAGTACATTAATATAAGAATGTTTGGTACATCATAATCGAATTATGCTATTAAAGAGAAAAGGACAAATAATTCCATCTAGAATTTAGACTTACATATCCATTTTTTCGGAAATAAAAAAATCATTCGACAGAATATCCAATTAACAACCAAATATGAAAATTTTGAATAATTTCAAGTGATTGAGAAAGGTTCACTTTCAAAATCTACCTTAATTTTCAATATCAGAATAACTTATATATTAATCAGTTAATGGGTTAGGTTCACTTACTTCTCATTTTTATTGACTTTATTTTAATGCGAAATAATTAATAGAAAAAAGTAAGAATATTCTAGTAATTGAAATTGAAATTAAGTATTAATAATTTCAATTATTATTCTTAAATCAAAATTACGAAAGTGAACTAGATTATGCCTAATCTTGTACTATTCCTCGTTTTATCAGCAGCAAGATAAAGGAAATAAAAAGCTAGATCTAAAAAAAAAATTCTACATTAGTTGTCCTCAATTCTATTACATATTCTATTCCGTTATAACAAAAAAATCATCATGACAGATATTTTTTTTTATTGCAGCTTTTTTGTCTTAATCAAATATTCAAAATGAACACTGGGCTTTATTGCAAGAGCCCTTTATCGGGCTTGAACCGATGACTTACGCCTTACCATGTATTCGTAGATATGAATAATCTAATGGGGTGTATATATTAATACATATATATATGTGTCTATATAATAGAATATAGCTATATATAGTTATATTGCTGATCCTGACAATGCAAGAAGAATATT
Above is a window of Cryptomeria japonica chloroplast, complete genome DNA encoding:
- the psbD gene encoding photosystem II protein D2 is translated as MTIALGKSSKEEQTLFDIMDDWLRRDRFVFVGWSGLLLFPCAYFALGGWFTGTTFVTSWYTHGLASSYLEGCNFLTAAVSTPANSLAHSLLLLWGPEAQGDFTRWCQLGGLWAFVALHGAFGLIGFMLRQFELARSVQLRPYNAIAFSAPIAVFVSVFLIYPLGQSGWFFAPSFGVAAIFRFILFFQGFHNWTLNPFHMMGVAGVLGAALLCAIHGATVENTLFEDGDGANTFRAFNPTQAEETYSMVTANRFWSQIFGVAFSNKRWLHFFMLFVPVTGLWMSAIGVVGLALNLRAYDFVSQEIRAAEDPEFETFYTKNILLNEGIRAWMAAQDQPHENLIFPEEVLPRGNAL